The genomic interval tgcagttttagcgggaaagaatatgactttgtTGTTTGATGTGCTAATAATGACGTCATAAGCACGCAcacttaatatttgcaaaaattgttttttgctgtttgtgttgcattttgtgtttaaaatctattacatcttggtatcaaattgtttgttttgttgaatctgattcgattttactaaaaacgattactttatagttgattcagagtaatatgaccatcctccacacatgactaatataaaaacttgctgttaaccatgatataaaaaaatatatcaggcaacgttatatcaggcagatatcaatgcggtggaatgataaaaattgtaattttagcATCATTTTGAGTTGAATTGCCCCTTTAAATATATGCTCACCTGTCAAATTCTTTTAGTGATAAGATATCAGTAACCTTAATCAATAAATAACTTTGATTCAACTTGTCATGTGAAAAAGGTTCAATATACAGATTATTGCTTTGAATGAAATGGCCTCAACTTTGAATAGTTCAGTCCTCAGTGGATCAGATTTGTTGTTTGACTTTTCTTGCTGCAGTTGTCAAGGAAAGGACATCAATAAAGAGGCTGAGTTTAACTGTGATGAATGTTCTAAATGTTTCTGCGGTGAATGTGTGAAGCATCACAACTTACTGTTCAACAAGCATGTTACAtcaggaaaagaaaacataagcCAGTGGCGTGTAGAGCATTGTCAGGAACATAAGAACGAGAAACTGAAAGTATTCTGTGAGGACCACAATGAACTAATATGCACAAGCTGCCTCGTAAACAATCACAAGTAAGTACTAAAACTCTTTAACCATTACCCAGTTTAACATTACTGGTAATGATTTAACAAAGTTTAAGTCTTGGATCTTAACATACCAATAAAAATAGCTTGCCAATTTCAACCTGATTGTGAAATAAGCAAAGATTACTGTCTTTACATATGTCCTACTCAGAGTTGTTCGTAAACATGTTTACAAGATAAAAGACAATATGAAAATTAGAAAGTGGGTTATTCTCTTATCTATTTGACCAGAGTCTAGTTTTTTATTCAGCATAACTTAAAATGATAACGTTGACAGGATATGtgattttaaaagaattttataTGAGTCAGCTTTGCATGTAAAACACCAATGATTAGTTTTTTCTCCAAAATCTAGCCGAATCCGGCGTTGCACAACTGCACAGTTATACCTGTGGCAATTATATGCTTTGTGTATTATATAGTCAACAATAATCGGTATCATGATTGACCGGAAAACCTGTTCGTTATTCAAATTATGTAAGATTTATTAAGATCCAAGTTGTTATTAAACGGTTAAGTATTCGATTTGGaacaggtttttattttttttattttttatatatcaaaTTAACAGGAAAAATCTATACCAACAAATCTATTAAGTTAAGATAGGTATTCTGTTTTCACAGGTTTTGGTTTGGACAAATTTCACTGTAAGTTAAAAGTTTTTACCATCTTCCATACCAAATAATACTAAGAACATAGCTTTGTTTAAGAAGTTTGTTCTTTTCAATTAGTAGCTTATAACCCATAAGTAAATCTGTTGCTTTTTTTACCGGAAAGAATTTGGATTTCCTTTGCAGGAAATGCACTCATGTTGTACTCATTACTGATAAAGTGAAAGCCTTGTGCAAGAAAGGGGATTTCCAGCAGTTGTCAACATCCCTTGATACATTGCTAGCCCAATGGTGTCAGAAAAAAGATGACTTAAATGAAAGACTGAAGACCCTTGAAAAATCCTACAAGAACATTCTGAAAAAAATCAACACTTTACGAAAGGCAATCAATGATTCTCTGGATGAACTAGAGGGGAATACCATCAAGGAGTTAGAGTCATTACGGTCAACCATGCATTCATCTATAGAAACCGATAAAGAAGCATGTTCCGAGTCCATCAATTCAATGACAGGTGTTCAAAACGATTGGCAGAACatcaacaataaaagtgaaaCCATCCAATTTGTCATGTACAGAAAATGCCTTGACCAGTCAAAAAAGCTTGAAGCAGTTTTGCAAAAACTTAAAGCAAAGAATGAGTTGACACTGACCTTTGAACCAGATACAACCATACAGAAAACCCTGTCAGCTCTCTCAGGATTGGGACAAATAGTTAGCAAAGAGAGGCAATCACAAAATGTAGAAAGTATAACACAGGAAGCAGTAACCAGCGAGACAAAACCAAAAGCATGCGAAACGATCTCAAGTCAAAATGTTCATACCTGTCCAAACAACTCCTGTAGACAAAGCTGGCCCTCATGAAGAAAACAAGCCAAGCGTGTTGTCTCATTCGAGCCAAGTCATCAAAGTACAAGCTGCTAAGGAGTATAGTATAAGAGCAAAGAAAGATAAAGAAACCTGCTGTATATCAGGAGTCTGTGAGATAGCTACAGGAAAAGTACTCATCTCCGACAGTCTGAACAAAAGAGTAAAGCTGCTGGATCACAACTACACAGTTGACGCCTACTGTGACATGCCTGGTCTACCATTGTCCATGTGCAGCATTGATTCCAGTCTGGTGGCTGTTGCTTTGAGGTTTGATGGGATCCACTTCGTCAGATTGACTAATGGTCAGCTGACAAAAGACAAGACACTGCAGCTAGAACATGACTTAAGTGGTCTCACATATCACCATGGAAACCTGTACGTCACATCAGGTGCAGCACTCTTCCACTACACTGTGGATGGTAGACTTGTGAGCAAGTTGTATGAGGTAACAGCAGGTAAGAGAAAAGGCAATTATAACCTCATATATTTTCGCAATACTTTGCAAGGTCCATGTTTCCTTcgaaaataaaacattgaatacaCAATCAGctttaattcaaaacatttttttatttaaaaaaaacaaaagtgtTTAGGTATACAATTATACTTCAAATCTGCTAGATTACAGAAATATCTATCATCTATCCTGATTGCAATGAAACTAGATTGGGATTTTACTTTTCAagttatttttcaagaacatgtatACACTGGCTAACAAGCAGATGTTGGAAATGTAGACATTGTGTAATTAAAAGATACAAATAGAAGGGTAGTCtcttatttcaaattttaaacaaaGATATGAAGAAATGGCAATGCTAGGTAGGTCTATAGTAGGCAAGTTCCTTTTAAATGTGTCAAGAAATGGCACAGATATCAGATAAGCTGAgataatttaaatacaataaaataccaCTTGAACTGGGGAATAAAAAATGTTagctatcatcatcatcaatccttTGACCAGTTTTGCTGTTAGGAGGAAATAAGGGAAGACATTACAGAAATACCCCTCCAGTCAGGTCTTTTGTTttctgctgagagtaattcatccatggaaagAGATTTCCACGCTTTTACattgtccatcacacttttcttcTTACGGCCTTGATGTTGACCTCCATCTAGTTTAATAGTCTTGCACAGAGTGTCGTGCCTGGTGACCTGTTTAAACCAAGCAAGCTTTCGTTTTTTGACAATCACAagtaggggctcttgtggaccaacaagtgttgcagtcatgttcagGAGTagtcgttggtcttgtgctccgtataGGACATTAAAATACCTGTATCCTACTTTCTTTATCTGCCTGAAGCGTCCAGGTCTTGATGCCATAGAGTAAGATGGAGACTTCgggggacttgtagagcctgtacttggtggggaagctgatagaactgcttgtccacaacctgctcagtctggctgCCAttgcaattcttattcggacctcagcggtattGGTACCTTACTTGTGCCCAAGTACGTGAAGCTTGACACTTCTTGATCCTTGCCATtgatggtgatgtctgcactggttgGTCTTGCTGTTCACGATGAACTTCAACTTCTCCATGCAGACCTCCATCATgtatgctcctgctctttcatagagtctgttggtgagatcttgaagttcactgcttgTGCTACCCATCACTTCAATGTTTTCATCAAATCTCTAGTTAGAGAATGGTCTTACACcgatggagatagaggtgtggtggtcatgatgagtctcctgcattatctcctca from Dreissena polymorpha isolate Duluth1 chromosome 1, UMN_Dpol_1.0, whole genome shotgun sequence carries:
- the LOC127880590 gene encoding uncharacterized protein LOC127880590; protein product: MFIPVQTTPVDKAGPHEENKPSVLSHSSQVIKVQAAKEYSIRAKKDKETCCISGVCEIATGKVLISDSLNKRVKLLDHNYTVDAYCDMPGLPLSMCSIDSSLVAVALRFDGIHFVRLTNGQLTKDKTLQLEHDLSGLTYHHGNLYVTSGAALFHYTVDGRLVSKLYEVTAETMPSCAVSADGERIYLVCYGPNQLVTLSKNGTVISIMKEPSLDWGDQLAFHGLHVTEMGSLDSGDKLLLHGLHVTEMGQVLVCGFVSNKIIQVDRDGRQRLAEVVTEKDDVDRPIPVSVYYSKHTGTLIVGMLENDSIFVFTTQ